From the Alphaproteobacteria bacterium genome, the window GCGATGGCTTTCGCCGGCGCCGGCGCCAGGGCCGACACGCCGCACGTCGCGCTCGATTTCGAGCCGAAATGCACCGATCTGCAGACCCAGCAGATCGCCGAGGCGATGATGATGGCCTATCTCAGCATCGAAGTCGTCGTCTCCGACCTGGGCAGCCATCCGCCCAGCAAGTTTGCCGAGCGCGCCATCGACATCTGGTTCGGCGCCGACGTGGAGACGCCGCAGGTGCTGCGGATGTACCGCCGCATCTTCAAGCGCATCCAGGACGGCGAGAAGCCGATCGCGATCACCTGCGACCATCACGAGGACCTGTACGGCTGGACCTGGATGGAGACCGACGACCGCGCCAACATCGGCTTCGGCCGCGCCTTCTTCCAGGCCCGGGTGATCGGCGGCTACGACACCCGCATGGGCACGATCGTCCACGAGCTGTCGCACATGGTGCGCGAGGTCGCGTCGGACGACATCGTCTACGGCATCGCCGGCGCTCAGGACCTCGCCCGGCAGGGCGAGGAGCACCCGATCCACAACGCCGACAGCTTCGAGTATCTGGTCGAGATGATGGTCGGCAATCGCAAGAACCAGCTGCCACGCCAGTCAGCCGAGCATCCCGCCCTCTGACTGGTCGCCGGGCCGCCGGCCGGGCGGTGTGGCCGCCGTCACGGTCAGGCCGAGCCGGCGGCTGGCGCGTGTGTCCATTGTCACTGCGGAACTCCGCGGCAATGCCGATGTTCGTTGCATGCCGAGACGGCCGCAACGCCCACATGGCGTGAACCGATCGGCGAGCCGAAACGACCAAGCTGCAGCAGCAGCGGCCTTCGCCGGGAGTTCGATCATGTTCGCCAGCGCCATCCAGACGGTCTCGACGTTCTTTTCCGCGGTCGCGGTGGTCGCTGCGCTGGCCGGCACCGGCGAGGCCCGCGCCCAGGCCCCGCAGGTTGCGGTCGCCGTGCCGAGCGATCAGGCGACGATGATGCTGCCCGGCGGCACCTTCGCCAACGAGCCGGGCGACGCCACCGTCACCGCGTCGGCGCCGCTGGTGGCGCCAAGCTGCCCGGCCGGCGACGAGGCCGCCTGCACCCGCCTGGCCGGCATCTGCACGGCGCTCGACGGCACGCTGGCCGCGCACGCCGACGGCTCGGCCACCTGCTTCCTCCAGTTCGACTGACCGCCCGACCGACCGGCCGCAAACGAAAGGCGGGGCCGCACGGGCCCCGCCTTGCCGTCGTTGCCGAGGGATGCCGGCGTCAGCCGCGCACGAAGCCCGGCTGCACCTGGCTGACATACCAGTTGCAGACGCCCTGGTCCCGCTGGTCGCACACCCAAGTGGTATCGCCATCGCGATAGAGCAACGCGCAGACGCCGAGGCCCTGGCTGTCGATGCGGCAGCGCGCGCCGTCGCTGATCTGATAGCGCGCGGGCAGGCCGCGGCCGTCGTTGATCAGGCGGCTCTCGCCGCTCGGATCGTAGTAGGTGGCGATCGAGAAGCCGTTGTCGGCATTGGTGTGGGTCAGCGTGTTGCCCACCGTCAGCGCGGAGATCTCGTCGGTGGTCATGCGCACGGCGCCGCGCGCCTCGAGCTGCTGGATGCTGGTCGGCGCCATCGACGCCCGCTGGCGGATCTCGGCGACGACCGGATCGTCGTCGGCAACGCCGGTCGGCATGGCCGGCCCTGCGGCCGGCGTCATCTCGGCCAGTGCCGCATCCGGCCCGCGGGTCAGGCCGGCAAGCTGCTCCGGGCTCGCCAGCGCGGCCAGCTGCTCGGCCGATGCCAGCGCGCCCGGCGCGGCGCGGCCGGCC encodes:
- a CDS encoding M35 family metallo-endopeptidase; translation: MVRHAVLACALGSAMAFAGAGARADTPHVALDFEPKCTDLQTQQIAEAMMMAYLSIEVVVSDLGSHPPSKFAERAIDIWFGADVETPQVLRMYRRIFKRIQDGEKPIAITCDHHEDLYGWTWMETDDRANIGFGRAFFQARVIGGYDTRMGTIVHELSHMVREVASDDIVYGIAGAQDLARQGEEHPIHNADSFEYLVEMMVGNRKNQLPRQSAEHPAL